From the genome of Scytonema hofmannii PCC 7110, one region includes:
- a CDS encoding Rpn family recombination-promoting nuclease/putative transposase: MTADPLFYEIFKEIPELFFELIGSSEKDPSIYKFSAQEIKQRGFRLDGLLSTPNNYPDEPIYFIEAQSYKDDNFYNQFVAKVILYLTQYQPPNKQWYAVIIYNTKSHEGNFPEYLSFFKAHLRCFYLDELAKTPNQSLAVGVMRLIVEKKTQEKTGKLAKQLMSQAQQELTNVILKEKVLEFIQTVVIDRFTNLSREEIAAMLGLESLKKSRVYQETRQEAILETKLEMIPILLELGLTIEQTAERLKLDVETVRKNAQQ; this comes from the coding sequence ATGACAGCAGATCCACTCTTTTATGAAATCTTCAAAGAAATCCCGGAGTTATTTTTTGAATTAATTGGGAGTTCGGAAAAAGACCCTAGTATTTACAAATTTAGCGCCCAAGAAATTAAACAGCGAGGGTTTCGTTTAGATGGGCTGCTTTCCACTCCCAATAATTACCCTGATGAACCCATCTATTTTATTGAAGCACAATCTTACAAAGATGATAATTTCTACAACCAGTTTGTCGCCAAAGTCATTCTTTATTTAACCCAATATCAACCACCTAATAAGCAATGGTACGCCGTCATTATTTATAATACGAAAAGTCATGAAGGAAACTTTCCAGAATATTTAAGTTTTTTTAAAGCACATTTACGTTGCTTCTATCTTGATGAGTTGGCAAAAACTCCCAATCAATCGCTGGCTGTGGGAGTCATGCGGTTAATAGTCGAAAAGAAAACTCAAGAAAAAACCGGAAAACTCGCCAAACAGCTCATGAGTCAAGCTCAACAAGAGCTAACCAATGTTATCTTGAAGGAAAAGGTTCTAGAATTTATTCAAACAGTGGTCATTGATAGGTTTACTAACTTGAGTCGGGAGGAAATTGCCGCTATGCTGGGTTTAGAGTCTTTGAAAAAAAGCAGAGTTTATCAAGAAACAAGACAAGAAGCTATACTGGAGACTAAGTTAGAAATGATACCAATTTTATTAGAGTTGGGATTAACTATTGAGCAAACTGCCGAACGCTTAAAACTGGATGTGGAAACTGTCAGAAAAAACGCTCAACAATGA
- a CDS encoding Rpn family recombination-promoting nuclease/putative transposase → MTADPLFYEIFKEIPELFFELIGSSEKDPSIYKFSAQEIKQRGFRLDGLLSTPNNYPDEPIYFIEAQSYKDDNFYNQFVAKVILYLTQYQPPNKQWYAVIIYNTKSHEGNFPEYLSFFKAHLRCFYLDELAKTPNQSLAVGVMRLIVEKKTQEKTGELARQLMSQAEQELTNAILKEKVLEFIQTVVIDKLTNLSREEIAAMLGLESLKKSRVYQEARQEGILENKLEMIPILLELGLTIEQTAERLKLDVETVKKGVGSGE, encoded by the coding sequence ATGACAGCAGATCCACTCTTTTATGAAATCTTCAAAGAAATCCCGGAGTTATTTTTTGAATTAATTGGGAGTTCGGAAAAAGACCCTAGTATTTACAAATTTAGCGCCCAAGAAATTAAACAGCGAGGGTTTCGTTTAGATGGGCTGCTTTCCACTCCCAATAATTACCCTGATGAACCCATCTATTTTATTGAAGCACAATCTTACAAAGATGATAATTTCTACAACCAGTTTGTCGCCAAAGTCATTCTTTATTTAACCCAATATCAACCACCCAATAAGCAATGGTACGCTGTCATTATTTATAATACGAAAAGTCATGAAGGAAACTTTCCAGAATATTTAAGTTTTTTTAAAGCACATTTACGTTGCTTCTATCTTGATGAGTTGGCAAAAACGCCCAATCAATCACTGGCTGTGGGAGTCATGCGGTTAATAGTCGAAAAGAAAACTCAAGAAAAAACCGGAGAACTCGCCAGACAACTGATGAGTCAAGCTGAACAAGAACTCACTAATGCCATCTTGAAGGAAAAGGTTTTAGAATTTATTCAAACAGTGGTCATTGATAAGTTGACTAACTTGAGCCGGGAGGAAATTGCCGCTATGCTGGGTTTAGAGTCTTTGAAAAAAAGCAGAGTTTATCAAGAAGCAAGACAAGAAGGTATACTGGAGAATAAGTTGGAAATGATACCAATCTTATTAGAGTTGGGGTTAACGATTGAGCAGACTGCCGAACGCTTAAAGCTGGATGTGGAAACTGTGAAAAAGGGAGTAGGGAGTGGGGAGTAG
- a CDS encoding multicopper oxidase family protein encodes MSITRREAIKLGLIASGAFVVPSGHQSQALAQESSQEDSDEFKDSLPMPPLLNPVCSIENSEGILTDYYEIEIKSSQQTIGGKPVEIWGYNGMTPGPLIKQQVGDLQKKEGLRYSVVRFINKLDNDAEGNPIKTVVHLHGMASAPQYDGYADDNIPPAHYKDYIYPNDRAATIWYHDHALHTTERNVQKGLLGMYIVEDEYERKLPLPQGKYDVPLILQNHPEDLEGTTILVNGALTPHFEVERHKYRFRVLNATAKNFFKLTIGQREEENNQMLSVIGTDSGLREKAVDVDNLEMGVGERYEFVIDFDKVFNNGVRQIYLKLKGIVPSPPGEVQPVLRFDINPEQVQDDSSIPDFIRSVKRFDNCPQGSLNASVNNSDLPLECTTEFRFAQSRSERCKNDKRIFEINGKRWATNVACPISGECVVWTILNDVAEPHPVHIHLIDMQLIQRFKKNSDGNYEEVSLDEKPYEANCWKDVFVIQKNEKAVISGKFAKEHRGRYMIHCHNLEHEDCDMMVTFHVGGDNTDPSTLAPAKPVSQMEPLCSVQRGVPPFAPPQQPYDSEAILQYNREVYGPDR; translated from the coding sequence ATGAGCATTACTAGACGGGAAGCTATCAAGTTAGGGTTAATTGCGAGCGGAGCTTTCGTAGTTCCTTCAGGTCATCAAAGCCAAGCTTTAGCTCAAGAGTCTTCTCAAGAAGACAGCGATGAGTTTAAAGACAGCCTACCCATGCCACCTCTTCTCAATCCTGTGTGTAGCATCGAAAATAGCGAAGGAATACTAACAGATTACTACGAAATCGAAATTAAGAGTAGTCAGCAAACGATTGGGGGAAAACCAGTTGAGATTTGGGGCTATAACGGTATGACTCCCGGTCCCCTGATCAAACAACAAGTCGGGGATTTACAGAAAAAGGAAGGATTGCGGTATTCGGTTGTCCGCTTCATTAATAAACTGGATAATGACGCAGAAGGAAACCCTATTAAGACGGTAGTCCACTTGCATGGTATGGCTTCTGCGCCACAGTATGATGGTTATGCTGATGATAATATTCCACCAGCACATTACAAAGATTACATCTATCCCAACGATCGCGCTGCCACAATCTGGTACCACGATCATGCACTTCACACAACTGAGCGAAACGTGCAAAAAGGTTTGTTGGGTATGTACATTGTTGAAGACGAATATGAGAGAAAGCTACCTTTACCTCAAGGTAAATATGATGTACCACTAATTCTACAAAATCACCCCGAAGATCTAGAAGGAACGACTATCCTTGTTAATGGTGCTTTAACACCCCATTTTGAGGTTGAACGGCATAAATATCGGTTTCGCGTCCTGAACGCTACTGCCAAAAATTTCTTTAAACTCACTATTGGTCAGCGAGAAGAAGAGAACAATCAAATGCTGAGCGTGATTGGAACGGATAGCGGCTTACGGGAAAAAGCGGTGGATGTTGACAACCTTGAAATGGGCGTGGGAGAGCGCTATGAGTTCGTTATCGACTTTGATAAAGTATTTAATAATGGAGTACGTCAGATCTATTTAAAATTAAAGGGAATAGTGCCTTCTCCACCTGGAGAGGTGCAGCCAGTTCTCCGTTTCGATATCAATCCCGAACAAGTCCAAGATGATAGTTCTATTCCAGATTTCATCCGCTCTGTTAAACGTTTTGATAACTGTCCTCAAGGAAGTTTAAATGCATCGGTGAATAATTCAGATTTGCCTCTCGAATGCACAACAGAATTCAGATTTGCTCAGAGTAGAAGTGAGAGATGTAAAAATGATAAGAGAATATTTGAAATCAATGGCAAGAGATGGGCTACAAATGTTGCTTGTCCAATAAGTGGAGAATGTGTAGTCTGGACAATTCTTAACGATGTAGCAGAGCCTCACCCAGTTCACATTCATCTCATTGATATGCAACTCATCCAGCGTTTTAAGAAAAACAGTGATGGTAACTACGAAGAGGTATCACTTGATGAGAAACCCTATGAGGCGAACTGTTGGAAAGATGTCTTTGTCATTCAAAAAAATGAAAAGGCTGTGATTTCTGGTAAATTTGCCAAAGAGCATCGGGGAAGATACATGATACACTGCCACAACTTAGAGCATGAAGATTGCGACATGATGGTGACATTTCATGTGGGTGGTGATAACACCGATCCCAGCACCCTCGCTCCTGCAAAGCCAGTCTCCCAGATGGAACCGCTTTGCTCTGTGCAGCGTGGTGTCCCGCCTTTTGCGCCCCCTCAGCAGCCTTACGATTCTGAGGCGATCCTACAATACAATAGGGAAGTCTATGGACCAGACAGATAG
- a CDS encoding plastocyanin/azurin family copper-binding protein produces the protein MADPTLVKVVDFRFEPSEVKVEAGSTVKWVNEGSADHTVTRADEPSFDRVLAPGEEFEFTFANPSDESGFEYRCRFHSGGGMRGKVIVTPEVAPTLIKVVDFLFEPSEVEIEVGTTVKWINEGSADHTVTRTDEPRFDQVLAPGEAFEFTFANPSDESGFEYRCRFHSGGGMRGKVIVKPAALEA, from the coding sequence ATGGCAGACCCTACACTTGTTAAGGTAGTTGATTTTCGCTTCGAGCCAAGCGAGGTGAAAGTAGAAGCGGGCAGCACTGTAAAATGGGTTAATGAAGGTAGCGCAGACCACACCGTAACTAGAGCTGACGAGCCTAGCTTTGACCGAGTTTTAGCTCCTGGTGAGGAGTTTGAGTTCACATTTGCGAATCCGAGCGATGAATCGGGTTTTGAGTATCGTTGTCGATTCCACTCAGGTGGCGGTATGAGGGGAAAAGTCATTGTTACGCCAGAGGTCGCTCCAACACTTATTAAGGTAGTTGATTTTCTCTTTGAGCCAAGCGAGGTGGAGATAGAAGTTGGCACCACTGTAAAATGGATTAATGAAGGTAGCGCAGACCACACCGTAACTAGAACCGACGAGCCCCGCTTTGACCAAGTTTTAGCTCCTGGCGAGGCGTTTGAGTTCACATTTGCGAATCCGAGCGATGAATCAGGTTTTGAGTATCGTTGTCGATTCCACTCAGGTGGCGGTATGAGGGGAAAAGTCATTGTTAAACCAGCTGCATTGGAAGCTTAA
- a CDS encoding YCF48-related protein: MLTNTKLQWSPTRAPIAGSRYDDIWLINPTVAWSVNSDGHILKTTDGGASWDIKFKAQVTDSNNAVYLRCVSFANNLKGWVGTLTPDLRLYRTLDGGENWQAVENIPQKAPVAVCGLYAVNDLAIYASGTNFPSEVARMMKSVDGGETWTAWDMSQYASNLIDVYFPTPERGWVVGGISDKENPRYEDLTPVVLYTEDGGQTWENRVKNLSFPQGEWGWKIHFLNNEIGFVSLENFKEAAILKTTDGGQSWVRLPVQGNANLEGVGFINETHGWVGGWGDESFEKGTSSVTRDGGKTWENADEIGKFINRFRFLGNPVTVGYAAGQTVYKYSEAPVGTRSETFAESFAPTRFLETVTPKEYERSIEIGYTLPQAASRVTIHMWNRFGKQVRKLIDEKDQSAGSKTVVWDGTDDEGKRLPSGIYIYRLTVDGEGESRAIYLQQ; the protein is encoded by the coding sequence ATGCTGACAAATACGAAGTTACAGTGGTCGCCCACTCGTGCTCCAATAGCTGGCTCAAGGTACGACGATATATGGCTAATTAACCCTACAGTGGCTTGGTCTGTCAATAGCGACGGTCATATTCTCAAAACCACTGATGGAGGTGCTAGTTGGGATATCAAATTTAAAGCCCAGGTCACAGACAGTAACAACGCAGTTTACTTAAGGTGTGTAAGTTTTGCCAATAACCTGAAGGGCTGGGTAGGAACACTGACACCGGACTTACGTCTGTATCGCACGCTTGATGGTGGCGAGAATTGGCAGGCTGTGGAGAATATACCTCAAAAAGCTCCCGTAGCAGTTTGTGGTCTTTATGCTGTCAATGATTTGGCGATCTATGCTTCTGGTACCAACTTTCCCAGTGAAGTTGCCCGCATGATGAAAAGCGTTGATGGCGGGGAAACTTGGACTGCTTGGGATATGAGTCAATATGCCTCAAATTTAATAGACGTCTATTTTCCAACCCCAGAGCGTGGCTGGGTCGTTGGCGGGATTTCTGACAAAGAGAACCCGAGGTACGAGGATTTGACACCAGTGGTTTTATACACAGAAGATGGGGGACAGACTTGGGAAAATCGCGTTAAAAATCTGTCTTTTCCTCAAGGAGAGTGGGGGTGGAAAATTCATTTTCTTAATAATGAGATTGGGTTTGTCTCTTTAGAAAATTTTAAGGAAGCTGCGATTCTAAAGACAACAGATGGTGGACAGAGTTGGGTAAGGTTACCCGTTCAAGGGAATGCCAACCTTGAAGGTGTCGGATTTATTAATGAAACCCATGGTTGGGTTGGTGGTTGGGGAGATGAAAGTTTCGAGAAAGGTACTAGCAGTGTAACTCGTGACGGTGGCAAAACATGGGAAAATGCCGATGAGATTGGCAAATTTATTAATCGATTTCGCTTCCTAGGCAATCCCGTCACTGTCGGCTATGCTGCAGGTCAAACAGTGTACAAATATTCTGAAGCTCCCGTAGGAACTCGATCTGAGACATTTGCTGAGTCATTTGCTCCCACCCGATTTCTGGAGACAGTGACACCCAAAGAATATGAGAGATCGATCGAGATCGGATATACGTTACCACAAGCTGCTAGCAGAGTCACAATCCATATGTGGAATCGTTTTGGCAAGCAGGTTCGCAAACTGATTGATGAAAAAGACCAAAGTGCTGGCTCGAAAACGGTTGTTTGGGATGGTACGGACGATGAGGGCAAACGCTTGCCGAGTGGAATCTATATTTACAGATTAACTGTAGATGGCGAAGGTGAGAGCAGAGCGATCTATTTACAGCAATAA
- a CDS encoding M48 family metalloprotease: MKRRWKSLLLSTSWVLLSIGTSIIIILTHPLVSPAKEPAASTTETTKTPTPDQSPVVIPEATETTKPVVVPTATETKQPTESTPPTPSPAATDPKKPTDSKKPTASEEKKPESAAEPAPTPEEIARQQKLMEADKLHQSGQIASAEKLYREAKEPFAKSSETQPRKEAIVDPAQLSPGAKVYWREAEAGIASQLYTRTMVPLELLVQQYPEFIPGHIKYAEVLKQDDQEKKALDVLERAATLYPNQPDLIKTRVAALAEARKWMEASLAARQFALLNPNNPQAPEFAELAETHLKRYKSHIRAKVRGNTIANIVTGVLGYAVTGSLLGPFTALDSTIMLMRGEKSVGESVAKQARKQLDLVKDEAILGYVDGIGQKLAKVSGRNDFKYEFFVIPEESLNAFALPGGKVFVNAGAIAKTKSEAELAGLIGHELSHVVLSHGFQLATQGNLIGNLTQYIPYGGTIGQLFAMSYSRDMERQADTLGTRLIVASGYAADGLRNLMVTLDKEQKYKPPQWLSSHPGGNERVRYLENLISQNQYNRYTYEGVARHMDIQQKAKQILKEQKEKKERLRKKKDRIDESK, translated from the coding sequence ATGAAACGCAGATGGAAGTCGCTGCTACTATCGACGAGTTGGGTACTACTTTCCATTGGGACATCTATTATCATTATTCTCACCCATCCCCTAGTATCACCCGCAAAAGAACCTGCAGCGTCTACTACTGAAACTACCAAGACCCCTACTCCAGATCAGTCACCAGTCGTGATTCCAGAAGCGACGGAGACAACAAAACCTGTCGTTGTTCCAACAGCGACGGAGACGAAGCAGCCAACTGAGTCAACACCACCAACGCCCTCACCAGCAGCAACCGATCCAAAGAAGCCAACAGATTCCAAGAAACCAACAGCTTCAGAAGAGAAAAAGCCTGAGTCAGCCGCAGAACCTGCACCTACCCCTGAAGAAATTGCCCGCCAACAAAAACTGATGGAAGCGGATAAGCTTCACCAGTCGGGACAAATTGCTTCTGCAGAAAAACTTTATCGTGAAGCAAAAGAACCTTTTGCCAAATCATCTGAGACTCAACCGCGCAAAGAAGCAATTGTTGACCCTGCACAATTGTCACCTGGGGCTAAAGTTTACTGGCGGGAAGCAGAAGCGGGAATTGCCAGTCAGTTGTATACGAGAACTATGGTACCGCTAGAGCTTTTGGTTCAGCAGTACCCCGAATTTATTCCCGGTCATATTAAATATGCTGAAGTCCTCAAACAGGACGACCAAGAAAAAAAAGCATTGGATGTTTTGGAACGTGCGGCGACGCTGTATCCCAATCAACCAGATTTAATTAAAACAAGAGTTGCAGCACTCGCAGAGGCTAGAAAATGGATGGAAGCTTCCTTAGCTGCACGTCAATTCGCTCTGCTTAACCCAAATAATCCCCAAGCGCCTGAGTTTGCAGAACTGGCAGAGACACATCTCAAGCGTTATAAATCCCATATTAGGGCAAAAGTTAGAGGAAATACAATTGCTAACATTGTAACTGGTGTCTTGGGTTATGCAGTGACAGGTAGTCTTCTCGGTCCGTTTACTGCGCTTGACTCTACCATCATGCTTATGCGGGGTGAGAAATCTGTTGGCGAGTCAGTAGCAAAGCAGGCGCGAAAGCAACTGGATTTAGTTAAAGATGAGGCAATTTTAGGATATGTGGATGGCATCGGTCAGAAACTTGCCAAGGTTTCAGGACGTAATGACTTTAAATACGAGTTTTTTGTCATCCCTGAAGAAAGTTTGAACGCTTTTGCACTCCCAGGTGGGAAAGTATTTGTTAATGCAGGTGCGATCGCTAAAACCAAATCAGAAGCCGAATTAGCCGGATTAATCGGTCACGAGCTATCTCATGTCGTCCTTTCCCACGGTTTTCAACTCGCCACTCAAGGAAATCTCATTGGCAACTTAACTCAATATATTCCCTATGGCGGTACTATTGGGCAACTGTTTGCCATGAGTTACAGTCGAGATATGGAACGCCAAGCAGATACTCTTGGGACACGTCTCATTGTTGCATCAGGATATGCTGCTGATGGTTTGCGGAATTTAATGGTGACACTGGATAAAGAGCAAAAATACAAACCGCCTCAGTGGTTATCTTCCCACCCAGGGGGTAATGAACGAGTCCGCTATTTAGAAAACCTGATTTCACAAAATCAATACAACCGTTACACCTACGAGGGGGTAGCGCGTCACATGGATATTCAGCAAAAAGCAAAACAGATACTGAAAGAGCAAAAAGAAAAAAAAGAACGTCTCCGGAAAAAAAAAGACAGAATTGATGAATCAAAATGA
- a CDS encoding COP23 domain-containing protein produces the protein MLSQSLKILFLSGLGLSLLLNPSTAFAQSRSGDVVVPTEPGNGSVRPSTETGRSTTTSTSTTSDRGQRFSCRYHNGNYTVMYNPEAFPGDYFAWATPRTLGGGWNAEQRCNEIARRLESYRPDGLVELKSAVENGENTVCVTTDARPSCRIVLTVPRGQDPDVVRNGIFQNLVTADNGEQTTAVNTFTGRGGDLSNIGKIFGVKTPVSSSKAPINLKPFLSPADGGTGAKLSNGVKLPSSPSKPSGNTRLNPNKLR, from the coding sequence ATGTTATCCCAATCTCTAAAGATTTTATTTTTGAGCGGTCTTGGTTTATCTTTGCTTCTGAATCCTTCAACTGCATTTGCTCAATCCCGCAGTGGTGATGTCGTTGTACCAACAGAACCGGGTAATGGTTCTGTTAGACCAAGCACGGAAACAGGTCGTTCAACAACAACAAGTACATCAACAACTAGCGATCGCGGTCAGCGTTTTAGCTGTCGCTACCATAATGGTAATTATACCGTGATGTACAATCCAGAAGCTTTTCCTGGTGACTACTTTGCTTGGGCAACTCCCAGAACTTTAGGTGGCGGTTGGAATGCAGAACAGCGCTGCAATGAAATTGCCAGACGTTTGGAATCTTACCGTCCTGATGGCTTGGTAGAACTTAAGTCAGCCGTAGAGAACGGAGAAAACACTGTTTGTGTGACCACTGATGCTAGACCCAGCTGTCGAATTGTGCTGACAGTACCTCGCGGTCAAGATCCCGATGTTGTCCGCAATGGCATTTTCCAAAACCTAGTGACTGCGGATAACGGCGAACAAACCACTGCTGTCAATACCTTCACAGGTCGTGGCGGTGACCTCAGCAACATAGGTAAAATTTTTGGTGTGAAAACACCTGTATCTTCATCAAAAGCACCTATCAATCTGAAACCTTTCCTATCTCCTGCTGATGGTGGTACTGGAGCTAAACTTAGTAATGGAGTTAAGCTTCCTAGCTCACCATCTAAACCTAGTGGTAACACTCGGTTGAATCCTAATAAACTGCGTTAA
- a CDS encoding cytochrome P450, translated as MTDTFYSQKYLHFSHVLQAIKKPLKFFNEAREYGDILSSRFGWTPVLILNNPNYIEEVFCRKSRVFMRKGHFLHNNSKLLLGNGLFLSEGKFYHHQRKLAQPAFHKQMVTSYGEVMVEETKHAIATWQDGQKRDVYQEFVGITLSIIAKCMLGDELDTVAASKVTAALDATMNRLVKRMNALFLVPNWLPTPSHLRFREAVKQLDQIIYDIIHQRHTSKQDRGNFLDLLLYAQQKDGSKITLQQLRDEVVNIFLAGHETTAIALTWISFLLSQHPLIEAKLIEELQTVLSGRTPTVADLSQLRYTEAIALEALRLYPPVWLLERIALENTEIAGYPVPKGTWLFASPWSAHRNPDFFPEPEKFNPSRWEDSLAKRLPLGAYFPFGMGARNCLGKDFAMMELVLLIATIFQNFQLKLAPEYPVEILPSLTLRPKHGMRMLLTRR; from the coding sequence ATGACTGATACATTTTATTCTCAAAAATATTTGCATTTTAGTCACGTATTGCAAGCTATAAAAAAACCCCTCAAGTTCTTCAATGAAGCAAGGGAATACGGTGATATTCTTTCCTCACGTTTTGGTTGGACACCAGTTTTAATACTTAATAATCCCAACTACATTGAAGAGGTTTTTTGTCGCAAAAGCAGGGTGTTTATGAGAAAAGGTCATTTCTTGCACAATAACTCCAAGTTACTTTTAGGTAATGGTTTGTTTCTCAGTGAAGGGAAGTTCTATCATCATCAGCGCAAATTGGCTCAACCTGCTTTCCACAAACAGATGGTTACTTCTTACGGAGAAGTGATGGTTGAGGAGACCAAGCACGCCATCGCCACTTGGCAAGATGGGCAAAAGCGGGATGTTTACCAGGAGTTTGTTGGCATCACCCTGTCGATAATAGCCAAATGTATGTTGGGTGATGAGTTAGACACTGTGGCTGCAAGCAAAGTGACTGCTGCTCTAGATGCAACCATGAACCGTCTGGTAAAGCGCATGAATGCTCTGTTTTTAGTGCCTAATTGGCTACCCACTCCGAGTCATCTGCGATTTCGTGAAGCAGTTAAGCAGTTAGATCAAATTATTTATGACATTATTCATCAACGCCATACCAGTAAACAAGACCGAGGAAACTTTCTTGACCTGCTACTATACGCTCAACAAAAAGATGGCAGCAAAATAACATTACAACAATTACGGGATGAGGTAGTCAATATTTTTCTTGCAGGTCATGAAACTACAGCGATCGCGTTGACTTGGATATCCTTTCTCCTCTCGCAACATCCATTAATAGAGGCAAAATTAATCGAGGAATTACAGACAGTTCTGAGCGGAAGAACCCCTACGGTGGCAGACTTATCTCAGTTACGCTACACCGAAGCAATTGCCCTAGAGGCTTTACGGCTCTATCCTCCGGTCTGGTTATTGGAGCGCATCGCTTTAGAGAATACAGAAATAGCTGGATATCCAGTGCCAAAAGGGACTTGGCTTTTTGCTAGTCCGTGGTCTGCACACCGCAACCCTGACTTTTTTCCCGAACCGGAAAAATTCAATCCTAGTCGCTGGGAGGATAGCTTAGCAAAACGGTTACCTTTAGGAGCCTATTTCCCCTTTGGTATGGGAGCGCGGAATTGTCTTGGCAAGGATTTTGCCATGATGGAACTCGTTCTTCTCATAGCGACAATCTTCCAAAATTTCCAGTTAAAGCTAGCACCAGAGTATCCAGTTGAGATTCTCCCATCCTTAACACTACGTCCCAAACATGGGATGAGAATGTTGTTAACAAGGCGTTAG
- a CDS encoding 3-oxoacyl-ACP synthase III family protein, with translation MQLLVDSLSKSLNTRSFLERMQVYKTPVSQIKSLGVYLPEHIVDNEELAAMIEGPSALKNNLPKLIERLTGIKTRHYAKEGTSPSELAVQAAWRALETANLSINDIDTLIFAATDTDIIEPATANIVQAKMGISRINAFDVKNACNSVLQALNIANSLIANGAARRVLIVSGEVGSYTVNRKISSKEELRTKIGGLTLGDGGAAIVVEPSDGKLGFLELNLMSMGEYWHLCHIPEDPNWRHSSEGMLFYKFYLDLPELAKLINKYTVPYFQEYNHYRQQEFQEGPFYDHLALVVGHQISKRFIEDVRQALNIPPYKSMITVEYFGNTASTAIPLALHNAIDSGLLNWGTGQEVMLFGAASGYGIGHLRVRI, from the coding sequence ATGCAGCTATTAGTTGATTCCTTAAGTAAAAGTTTAAACACTCGTTCTTTTCTAGAAAGAATGCAGGTTTACAAAACCCCGGTCTCCCAAATCAAGTCATTAGGAGTCTATCTCCCCGAACACATTGTTGACAATGAAGAACTTGCGGCGATGATTGAGGGACCGAGCGCACTCAAAAACAATTTACCCAAACTGATAGAACGACTGACTGGTATCAAAACTCGGCACTATGCTAAAGAAGGGACATCCCCATCCGAACTAGCAGTACAAGCAGCTTGGCGAGCTCTTGAGACAGCTAACTTAAGCATTAATGATATTGATACCCTTATATTTGCAGCTACGGATACCGATATCATAGAACCCGCTACTGCCAACATTGTGCAAGCAAAAATGGGAATTTCAAGAATTAACGCTTTTGATGTTAAGAATGCTTGTAATAGTGTTCTGCAAGCTCTAAATATTGCCAATAGCCTAATTGCAAATGGTGCTGCACGCCGAGTTTTGATTGTCAGTGGTGAAGTTGGGAGTTATACCGTTAATCGTAAAATTTCTAGTAAAGAGGAACTTCGTACCAAAATTGGCGGATTAACCTTGGGGGATGGTGGGGCTGCGATCGTTGTTGAGCCATCAGATGGAAAGTTAGGATTTCTAGAGCTAAACCTAATGAGTATGGGTGAATACTGGCACTTATGTCACATTCCCGAAGACCCAAATTGGCGTCATAGTTCTGAAGGAATGTTATTTTATAAATTTTATCTGGATTTGCCTGAGTTGGCTAAATTAATAAACAAGTATACCGTTCCTTATTTCCAGGAATATAACCATTACCGCCAGCAAGAATTTCAAGAAGGTCCTTTTTACGATCATTTGGCTTTAGTAGTGGGACACCAAATTTCTAAACGTTTTATTGAGGATGTCCGTCAGGCTTTGAACATTCCTCCATATAAGTCAATGATTACAGTCGAATATTTTGGGAATACAGCTAGTACAGCAATTCCTCTAGCTTTACACAACGCTATAGATTCGGGGTTGTTAAATTGGGGAACGGGACAGGAAGTCATGCTCTTTGGGGCTGCTAGTGGTTATGGTATTGGACATTTACGCGTGCGAATTTAA